One Bacillus sp. FJAT-52991 genomic region harbors:
- a CDS encoding YARHG domain-containing protein produces the protein MKVCKVCGHQSERDSAFCSECGASLKEQTDESTNREEIKFPKRKSQKNKMFIVFTLAVVLIIFLFTGYQMLSKKYSEEVVIDQFITALTQKDKQTLKTLIIPTDSRININEESLNALFALIDKEPSLIEDIKDSLHNDGLGNQPFYLRENGKHFGIFTNYVIDTPGYFIKVSSTGDNTTIHLNNSEIGVLDTAKDTKEFGPFLTGLYSIKGLSGENKDEVTINLAGSRTETAVVLKTGNAETEEVQKTIVKEVIREVTPEYSYYILPHSDYTYLTYSDIAGLTKSELRLARNEIFARHGYIFNSKDLQNYFERQSWYSPNPNFNGNLSSLEKQNIEFIKSYE, from the coding sequence ATGAAAGTGTGTAAAGTTTGCGGGCATCAATCGGAGCGAGATAGCGCTTTTTGTTCAGAATGCGGAGCTTCTCTGAAAGAACAAACAGACGAGTCGACTAATCGTGAAGAGATAAAATTTCCAAAAAGGAAATCTCAAAAGAATAAAATGTTTATTGTTTTTACACTCGCCGTTGTTCTAATTATCTTTTTATTTACCGGTTACCAAATGTTGTCTAAGAAATACAGTGAAGAGGTTGTCATTGATCAATTCATCACTGCTCTAACTCAAAAAGATAAACAAACATTGAAAACATTAATCATACCTACCGATTCTCGTATCAATATTAATGAAGAAAGTCTAAATGCCTTATTTGCACTTATTGATAAAGAACCATCATTAATAGAAGACATCAAAGACTCTCTTCATAACGACGGACTTGGTAATCAGCCATTTTATTTGCGTGAAAACGGAAAACATTTTGGAATTTTCACCAACTATGTCATAGACACACCTGGTTACTTTATCAAAGTTAGCAGCACTGGCGACAACACAACGATCCATTTAAATAATAGTGAGATTGGTGTGTTAGACACAGCTAAAGATACGAAAGAATTTGGTCCATTTTTAACGGGGCTCTATTCCATTAAAGGCCTAAGCGGAGAAAACAAAGACGAAGTGACCATCAATCTAGCTGGTTCAAGAACAGAAACAGCCGTTGTCTTAAAAACAGGAAACGCAGAAACAGAGGAAGTACAAAAAACGATTGTTAAAGAAGTCATTCGAGAAGTCACTCCGGAATACTCGTACTACATTCTGCCTCATAGCGATTATACATATTTAACTTATAGCGATATTGCCGGCTTGACCAAAAGCGAGCTTCGTCTAGCCAGAAATGAAATCTTCGCAAGACATGGATATATTTTTAACTCAAAAGACTTGCAAAACTATTTCGAACGTCAATCTTGGTATAGTCCTAATCCTAATTTCAATGGAAACTTATCCAGTCTAGAAAAACAAAATATAGAATTCATTAAATCCTATGAGTAG
- a CDS encoding anti-repressor SinI family protein: MGNVQLIDQEWIDLMLEAKKLGLTLEEVREFIEGEKLGLQKVEST, encoded by the coding sequence ATGGGGAATGTTCAATTAATTGACCAAGAGTGGATTGATTTAATGTTAGAAGCAAAAAAGTTAGGGTTGACACTTGAAGAGGTGAGGGAATTTATAGAAGGAGAAAAACTTGGTTTGCAAAAGGTCGAATCAACTTGA
- a CDS encoding VanZ family protein, translated as MKNIFRVVLLLFIAGLIFRFSSQTYNQQSLVPLMMRVFPGEPFAEVLGRLELSYAGMVISVESIGYYYFIEFFIRKFAHLFLFGCLAAALFGVLVVWRPKEVWKSAVWALVGTGLYATADEFHQMLTGGRSPLVTDVFIDLTGGLITLFMVVPLYVWKRRITKEEVMKLADFFVKRY; from the coding sequence TTGAAGAATATTTTTAGAGTGGTTTTGTTGCTGTTTATAGCAGGATTGATTTTTCGTTTTTCTTCGCAAACGTATAATCAGCAGTCGCTTGTGCCGCTTATGATGAGGGTGTTTCCAGGTGAACCGTTTGCTGAAGTGTTGGGTCGCTTGGAGCTGTCTTATGCTGGGATGGTTATCTCGGTGGAGTCAATCGGTTATTACTATTTTATTGAGTTTTTTATTCGCAAGTTTGCTCATTTGTTTTTGTTTGGCTGTTTGGCTGCTGCTTTATTTGGGGTGCTGGTGGTTTGGCGGCCAAAAGAAGTGTGGAAGTCAGCTGTTTGGGCGTTAGTTGGTACAGGCCTATATGCCACTGCTGATGAGTTTCACCAGATGTTAACAGGTGGACGTAGTCCGCTTGTTACAGATGTGTTCATTGATTTGACAGGTGGATTGATCACGTTGTTCATGGTCGTGCCTTTATATGTGTGGAAGCGACGTATAACGAAGGAGGAAGTCATGAAGCTGGCCGATTTTTTTGTGAAACGGTACTGA
- a CDS encoding sensor histidine kinase, with the protein MKRMKSTVKHGILKRASGGTVWIKIMDHSTHAEIMIKDDGVGMKEERLKQVLDGKIDSSRGIGLFNTNRRLQQIYGEGLQIHSSVNMGTEVFFTIPKNSKKTALK; encoded by the coding sequence ATGAAGCGTATGAAAAGTACCGTCAAACATGGAATATTGAAAAGAGCGAGCGGTGGAACAGTTTGGATTAAAATAATGGATCATTCAACCCATGCTGAAATAATGATAAAAGACGATGGAGTCGGGATGAAGGAAGAGAGATTGAAGCAAGTCCTTGATGGAAAGATTGATTCGTCACGAGGGATCGGTTTGTTCAATACGAATAGGCGACTCCAGCAAATTTATGGGGAAGGATTACAGATTCATAGTTCTGTGAATATGGGAACGGAAGTGTTTTTTACGATTCCTAAAAACAGTAAAAAAACTGCACTTAAATAG
- a CDS encoding helix-turn-helix domain-containing protein — protein MAIGKRIRTLRMERGLSLTELANRAGVAKSYISSVEREIQLNPSIQFLSKISSVLNVSVEKLINDNNDSTELVDSEWLALAKEAMESGISKEQFKQFLEFQKWQKTHK, from the coding sequence ATGGCTATCGGTAAGCGTATTCGAACATTGAGGATGGAAAGAGGGCTGTCATTAACTGAATTAGCTAACCGAGCAGGGGTCGCTAAGTCTTATATCTCTTCTGTTGAGCGCGAAATTCAACTAAATCCATCCATTCAGTTTTTAAGTAAAATATCTTCCGTATTAAATGTTAGTGTAGAAAAGTTAATAAATGATAATAACGATTCGACTGAACTCGTTGACTCCGAGTGGTTAGCATTAGCTAAAGAAGCCATGGAATCAGGTATTAGTAAAGAACAATTCAAACAGTTTTTAGAATTTCAAAAATGGCAAAAAACTCACAAATAA
- a CDS encoding ATP-binding protein: protein MTAPQTLIPFEQLSKEAMPHYYDYAVNIHEIKTLLLKKTGQDFQMYSHKSEEDLWEIVEQLLTRQPDDIQIIAHVFDCLETKTIHYSNMTGENKHVIHPSLNNSILYFPTYEVALAKLPIYQSHEDYEEDFIFAESDERLLAFIDYLYKQQKEFMKGYINIFTDTEDGVEKIHEKITHQVSREDVLLEEGIKTEIFRSIDEFFLHSGSFFKKYDIPYKRGVLLYGAPGNGKTTLVKSIAGSTSAPVVYWQITEYTTSYSIKEVFSTITKMAPMILVIEDIDSMPEESRSVFLNTLDGAVSKEGIFLIGTTNYPEKIDPALINRAGRFDRAYEIKLPNEQARSQYLRKRKIDQFMPETEMDRLVKNTAGLSIAQLNELYMSIALQWHYEEKVDIDKIINDLLTNNKKTWRQDWDINPHKPTMGFGR, encoded by the coding sequence ATGACAGCACCTCAAACATTAATTCCATTTGAACAATTGTCCAAGGAGGCCATGCCTCATTATTACGATTATGCGGTTAACATCCATGAAATAAAAACATTGTTATTAAAGAAAACCGGACAAGATTTTCAGATGTATTCACATAAGAGTGAGGAAGATCTTTGGGAAATTGTTGAGCAACTATTGACTCGTCAACCCGATGATATTCAAATTATTGCCCATGTATTCGATTGCTTAGAAACAAAAACCATTCACTACTCCAACATGACTGGTGAAAATAAGCATGTGATTCATCCGTCTTTGAACAATTCAATTCTCTATTTTCCGACATACGAGGTAGCACTGGCGAAGCTTCCCATTTACCAAAGCCACGAGGATTACGAGGAGGATTTTATTTTTGCCGAAAGTGATGAGCGCTTACTTGCGTTTATTGATTACCTGTATAAGCAGCAAAAAGAATTTATGAAAGGGTACATCAATATTTTTACTGATACAGAAGATGGTGTCGAAAAGATACACGAAAAAATCACTCATCAAGTAAGCCGCGAAGATGTCCTGCTAGAAGAAGGAATCAAAACCGAAATCTTTCGCTCGATTGATGAGTTTTTTCTGCATAGTGGCAGCTTCTTTAAAAAGTATGATATCCCATATAAACGTGGTGTTTTACTTTATGGAGCACCTGGGAACGGTAAAACAACGCTTGTGAAGTCCATTGCTGGCAGCACCTCTGCTCCTGTCGTTTACTGGCAAATCACCGAGTACACGACAAGCTATTCGATTAAAGAAGTGTTCTCAACTATTACGAAAATGGCCCCGATGATTCTTGTCATTGAAGACATTGATTCAATGCCGGAAGAATCTCGTTCCGTCTTTTTAAATACGCTAGATGGCGCGGTGTCGAAAGAAGGGATCTTCCTAATTGGGACGACCAATTATCCAGAGAAAATCGACCCCGCACTGATTAACCGAGCAGGCCGCTTTGATCGCGCCTATGAAATTAAACTGCCAAATGAACAAGCGCGTAGCCAATATTTAAGAAAAAGAAAGATCGATCAATTCATGCCTGAAACAGAAATGGACCGACTAGTGAAAAACACAGCAGGCCTTTCTATCGCCCAGTTGAACGAACTATACATGTCGATTGCCTTGCAATGGCATTACGAAGAAAAAGTCGACATCGACAAAATCATCAACGACTTACTAACCAACAACAAAAAAACGTGGCGCCAAGACTGGGACATCAATCCTCACAAACCAACGATGGGCTTTGGTCGCTAA
- a CDS encoding Bax inhibitor-1/YccA family protein encodes MSQYTFEAQTPNYMNSVLKTFVFSLTIAVIGMLVGTMVPPALFLPLSIIEIGMLLAAFFLRKRKIVGYTFLYVFTFISGVTIYPIVAHYLATSGAQVVVGAFASTVVVFGAMAIAGLNTKKDLSFLSGLLLTVLLALITLSIMNLFWPFSSTAMFVYSLIGTVLFSCYIMYDFNQMKRMNITDEAIPLLALNLYLDFVNLFINLLRVIGFLNED; translated from the coding sequence ATGTCACAATATACATTTGAAGCACAAACACCAAATTATATGAATTCGGTGCTGAAAACATTCGTTTTTTCTTTAACGATTGCCGTCATCGGGATGCTCGTTGGGACGATGGTTCCGCCAGCACTGTTTTTACCATTATCCATCATTGAAATTGGAATGTTGCTAGCCGCTTTCTTTTTACGTAAAAGAAAAATAGTAGGGTATACATTTTTGTATGTATTCACCTTTATTTCAGGGGTAACCATCTACCCGATTGTGGCTCATTATTTAGCCACTTCTGGCGCACAAGTCGTTGTAGGGGCCTTTGCCTCAACAGTTGTTGTTTTCGGAGCAATGGCGATTGCTGGTTTAAACACTAAGAAAGATCTTTCATTTTTAAGCGGCCTTTTATTAACCGTGTTATTAGCTTTAATTACATTGTCTATTATGAATCTGTTCTGGCCGTTTTCTTCTACTGCCATGTTTGTTTATTCATTAATTGGGACGGTACTATTTTCATGTTACATCATGTATGACTTTAACCAAATGAAAAGAATGAACATTACAGATGAAGCGATTCCACTATTAGCATTGAATTTGTATTTAGATTTCGTTAACTTGTTTATTAACCTGTTACGAGTGATTGGCTTTTTAAACGAAGATTAA
- a CDS encoding response regulator, producing MNIILVDDESLALDYLEKLLNKIDSFKTIRKFDDPLLAKEVILNGDVDVIFLDINLPEVNGIELAEMIIERKPDVTIVFCTAYEEYAVQAFELNALDYIVKPISIERLTKTMNRIQKNVHVETNSSNVHDDFIYMNMFQTVSIQSKDRSHIKISWRTKKAEELFLYLLQHRNQLIHKSLLIDTLWPEHDEEKVYSQLYTAVYYVRKKLKDFGEHFQLKNTSDGYILTLNNVILDVEEWTKQNQSAPPLNEETINYYTDLLTLYTGDYLQEYDYWWAESEREKYKQWWLLTTYKLAHWYDEHHQHDKALFYFSQIVHKYPEEEVACFHLMKLYHSSSHYLLVDQQYDALITFLENEFNTQPSPHITKWYIDFKKTQKQSLT from the coding sequence ATGAATATTATTCTTGTAGATGATGAAAGCTTAGCACTGGATTATTTAGAAAAACTGCTTAATAAAATTGATAGTTTTAAAACTATAAGAAAATTCGATGATCCTCTCCTAGCAAAAGAAGTGATTCTAAATGGAGATGTGGATGTCATTTTCTTAGACATTAATTTACCAGAAGTCAATGGGATTGAGCTTGCTGAAATGATCATCGAAAGAAAGCCTGACGTAACAATTGTCTTTTGTACAGCATACGAAGAATATGCGGTACAAGCATTCGAACTGAATGCACTTGACTACATTGTGAAGCCTATTTCCATTGAGCGACTAACAAAAACGATGAACCGCATACAAAAAAACGTGCATGTTGAAACAAACAGCAGCAACGTGCATGATGATTTTATTTATATGAACATGTTTCAGACCGTGTCTATTCAATCGAAAGACCGTTCTCACATTAAAATTTCTTGGCGAACGAAGAAAGCAGAAGAACTCTTTCTATACTTACTGCAACATCGGAATCAACTCATTCATAAGTCTTTACTTATTGACACTCTTTGGCCTGAACATGATGAAGAAAAAGTATACAGTCAACTTTATACAGCCGTTTATTATGTAAGAAAAAAACTAAAAGATTTTGGGGAGCATTTTCAGCTGAAAAACACCTCAGATGGATATATACTCACTTTAAACAATGTCATATTGGATGTAGAAGAATGGACAAAACAAAACCAATCCGCTCCGCCATTGAACGAGGAAACGATTAACTACTACACCGATTTACTTACCTTGTATACTGGTGATTACTTACAAGAATATGATTATTGGTGGGCAGAGAGCGAACGTGAGAAGTATAAACAATGGTGGCTCTTGACGACCTATAAACTAGCTCACTGGTATGATGAGCATCATCAGCACGATAAGGCTTTATTTTACTTTTCACAAATTGTACATAAATATCCCGAAGAAGAGGTCGCTTGTTTCCATTTAATGAAGTTATACCATTCTAGCAGTCATTATTTACTAGTTGATCAACAATACGATGCATTAATCACTTTTTTAGAAAATGAATTTAATACGCAGCCTAGTCCTCACATTACGAAATGGTATATCGATTTTAAAAAAACACAAAAACAATCATTAACATAG
- a CDS encoding O-antigen ligase family protein, with the protein MLNHRTLLMLLAFLVLQPVIDVMTTASILIFNLNITVGVIIRVLFMVIILLFLLKLAFNHSRARKYILYLIGLAIILIINIVVNMNLKDPYFLFKELKFYNKVVYFPVLFLGFVMIYLQLKKSRTEIMEKTTAYFLYSSIIISVVFIAAYFTGTSLSNYSHTKVGYTGWFFAGNEIGAIMAIILPVTALYAIEKTDSLKNSFYWLPFILLSISMLFLGTKVGYGGIVIVLIAACISLLIIYVTKGREKKTRANMLISLFLLAVLAVSTPFTPVFNNMYAHVNLLGINIEKEKKVDIKKGEAVVEEEKEPKISEEQLQNLVFSSREKYLADYKKDFADAPTIQKVFGLGFAGNYEMPEPGKEPKMIEMDFYDLFFSLGIVGFLYFMAPLIYYSIRFIWYFISNIKETFTIPHVMYGVGFLLAIGIGATAGHVFTAPAVSIYVAAILSMLIVDSKIIE; encoded by the coding sequence ATGTTGAATCATAGGACACTTTTAATGCTGCTAGCCTTTTTAGTCTTGCAGCCGGTAATCGATGTAATGACCACGGCGTCAATTTTAATTTTTAATTTGAATATTACCGTTGGTGTAATTATTCGCGTATTATTCATGGTGATTATTTTACTATTCTTATTAAAATTAGCTTTTAATCACAGTAGAGCTAGAAAGTATATACTTTATTTAATTGGCTTAGCCATTATACTCATCATAAATATTGTTGTGAATATGAATCTGAAAGATCCATATTTCTTGTTTAAAGAATTGAAATTTTATAATAAAGTCGTCTATTTTCCAGTTTTATTTTTAGGGTTTGTCATGATTTATTTGCAATTAAAGAAATCCCGTACGGAGATAATGGAAAAAACAACCGCTTATTTCTTATATTCCTCTATTATAATTAGTGTGGTATTTATTGCTGCCTATTTTACAGGAACAAGCTTATCAAATTATTCTCACACAAAAGTTGGTTACACTGGTTGGTTCTTTGCTGGAAATGAAATCGGTGCTATTATGGCTATTATTTTGCCAGTCACGGCGTTGTATGCTATTGAAAAAACAGATTCCTTAAAGAATAGTTTTTACTGGTTGCCATTTATCTTATTATCCATATCTATGTTATTCCTTGGAACGAAAGTTGGATATGGTGGGATTGTCATTGTATTAATCGCAGCTTGTATTTCTCTACTAATCATTTATGTGACAAAGGGACGTGAGAAAAAGACACGTGCGAATATGCTTATTTCTCTTTTTCTTCTAGCTGTATTAGCTGTGTCTACGCCATTTACGCCTGTATTCAATAATATGTATGCTCATGTCAATTTATTGGGGATTAACATTGAAAAAGAGAAGAAAGTAGATATCAAAAAAGGTGAGGCTGTAGTAGAAGAAGAAAAGGAGCCGAAAATTTCCGAAGAGCAATTGCAAAACCTTGTCTTTAGTAGTCGCGAAAAATATTTAGCTGATTACAAAAAAGATTTTGCCGATGCACCAACTATTCAGAAGGTTTTTGGCCTTGGTTTCGCAGGAAATTATGAAATGCCAGAACCGGGAAAAGAACCTAAAATGATTGAAATGGATTTCTATGATCTCTTTTTCTCATTGGGTATTGTTGGATTTTTGTATTTCATGGCCCCGTTGATTTATTATTCGATCCGCTTTATATGGTATTTTATTTCTAATATAAAAGAAACATTTACTATTCCACACGTGATGTATGGCGTGGGATTTCTTCTGGCTATTGGTATAGGTGCTACAGCTGGTCATGTGTTCACTGCTCCGGCTGTGTCGATTTATGTGGCGGCTATATTGTCTATGCTGATCGTTGATAGCAAGATAATTGAATAA
- a CDS encoding S-layer homology domain-containing protein → MKKCLAVLFSIMLFFSSVGTASAAFKDVSKTHWAVDEITYLTENKVINGYTDGTFRPQEKLTRLQAMILMAKALKLDLSNRPNPGFKDMPPSHKSYKYVAAVMDEGLFPKNNYLYPNKPMTRDHMANMLAKGFDLKASGNHSFKDVSSKHWAYQSIKALASNNITLGYTDGTFRPNNAVTRAQFATFLAKAKADQFKTFSYYSQMLGYKIELPNYMKDKITIKDKKVEDGVYTTEFYYMDKTNLKKDLFVGAIRKIHKSKMPEYQGAPYNPLKIKGDYHYFYQGPSESPYTMNGQLHSPEAKEFSKIYFKINHMSKGIQ, encoded by the coding sequence GTGAAGAAATGTTTAGCGGTTCTCTTTTCGATTATGTTGTTTTTTAGTAGTGTAGGAACGGCTTCGGCAGCGTTTAAAGATGTGAGTAAAACTCATTGGGCTGTCGATGAGATTACGTATTTAACAGAAAATAAGGTGATCAATGGGTATACGGATGGAACATTTCGTCCACAAGAAAAGCTGACTCGTTTACAGGCGATGATTTTAATGGCTAAGGCGTTGAAGCTGGATTTGTCTAACCGACCGAATCCAGGGTTTAAAGATATGCCACCTTCGCATAAGAGTTATAAATATGTGGCTGCTGTTATGGATGAAGGACTTTTTCCTAAAAATAATTATTTATATCCGAATAAACCGATGACAAGGGATCATATGGCTAATATGCTAGCAAAGGGATTTGATTTAAAAGCTTCTGGAAACCATTCATTTAAGGATGTTTCTTCAAAGCATTGGGCCTACCAATCTATTAAAGCGTTAGCAAGTAACAATATTACGCTTGGATATACCGATGGAACATTTCGACCAAACAATGCTGTTACTAGAGCACAGTTTGCTACTTTTCTAGCTAAAGCAAAAGCTGATCAGTTTAAAACATTTTCTTATTATAGTCAGATGCTAGGGTATAAGATCGAACTGCCAAATTATATGAAAGACAAGATCACGATTAAAGATAAAAAAGTGGAAGACGGTGTGTATACAACGGAATTTTACTATATGGATAAAACAAATCTAAAGAAGGATTTATTTGTAGGAGCGATTCGTAAAATTCATAAATCTAAAATGCCAGAATATCAAGGAGCACCTTATAATCCTTTGAAAATCAAAGGGGATTATCATTATTTTTATCAAGGGCCAAGTGAAAGCCCATATACTATGAACGGGCAATTACATTCACCTGAAGCCAAAGAGTTTAGTAAAATATATTTTAAAATTAATCATATGTCTAAAGGGATTCAATGA
- a CDS encoding helix-turn-helix transcriptional regulator: MIGFRIKQLREQKGYSLTKLAKEAQISKSYLSNLERQANTNPSLFILSKIAVALDVTTNELIQTHPPKENECGPILKEAPKKKVIKADLLKFQQFLQSQKQQGANTSD, from the coding sequence ATGATTGGATTCCGCATTAAACAATTGAGAGAACAAAAAGGTTATTCTCTGACCAAGCTTGCAAAAGAAGCCCAAATTTCTAAATCTTATTTATCTAACTTAGAACGACAAGCAAATACGAACCCTTCCCTGTTCATACTGTCAAAAATCGCCGTAGCTTTAGATGTCACAACAAATGAATTAATTCAAACACACCCACCTAAAGAGAACGAATGTGGACCAATTTTAAAAGAAGCACCGAAAAAGAAAGTGATAAAGGCGGACCTACTAAAATTCCAACAATTTCTGCAATCTCAAAAGCAACAAGGGGCGAACACATCTGATTAA
- a CDS encoding anti-repressor SinI family protein, translating to MKDARVDLEWVSLMLEAKKTGLSIHEIKEFINKEKYKRAMS from the coding sequence TTGAAAGATGCAAGAGTCGATTTAGAATGGGTATCTTTGATGTTAGAGGCGAAGAAGACTGGCCTTTCTATTCATGAGATTAAGGAGTTTATTAATAAGGAGAAATATAAAAGAGCGATGTCATAA